The Cryomorphaceae bacterium region ACGTCATTTCACATTAGAACTACATTAGACCGCGGTTAGTCGGTTTCGAATTTACCGATGGGCAGTGATATCTGAACTGTGGTACCCTTTTCCACGATTGATTTCACCTCAAGTTTAGCCTTGTGCATGCGGAGTATGTTTCTTGCCAACGGAAGGCCGATACCAAAACCTTCGAATTTTGAGGTATTTGAGGCTCTGAAGAATGGATCATAGATGTATTTGAGTTCCTCGTTGGGTATACCGATGCCGTAATCCCTAACCACCAGAACGACGTAGTTTTCGGTTGCTCCCAACGACACCTCTACCTGTTTAAAATCAGAGTATTTACAGGCATTGCTAATGATGTTCGACAGGGCCAGATGAAGAAGTTGTTCGTTTCCGAGTACCTTCAACTTAGCAGGGTTATCCGGCAGCAAGCTCATATCCAGGTTGATTTTATACCTGCTATTGATGCGTTGCAATGTTTCTTTTACATCCCAAAGCAGTTGGTCAACGCGCACCTTTGCCATAAGCTGGGTTTTACCGTCGAATCCGGTTTGAGCCAGATACAGCAAGGCTGCGGTTTTTTGTTCAAGACTTTCCGCTTCTTCAAGAATCACTTTGATGGTTTCAATGTATTCTTCGGGCGATCTGAGTTTATTGAGTGCTACATCGGCTTCACCGATGATGGCCGTAAGTGGGGTGCGCAACTCGTGTGAGGCGTTGCTGATAAAGTTATTCTGAGTTTCAAATGATGTTTCTATTCTGTCGAGCATGTAGTTAAAGGTAGATGTCAGTTCGCGCAGCTCCTCGTTACCTTGATTGGCCTCCAGCCTGAGGTGCAAACTTTCTGAACTGATCCGTCGAACCTGATCGGTAATGGTTCTCAACGGTTTGAACACCGAACGCGAATAGTAAACCGAAATAATCACCGAAAAAACAAAGGCCACCAAAATGGCAATGATGAGTGTTCTCTTAAGATACTGGGTATGATGGGTTTCAAAGTAATTTGCAGCAGAAGCAATGGCAATGTACTCGCCAGAATCGCCCATGTAGCGTATGCCTTTGTAGAGATATTCATTCTTTTTATACGTCGCCGCTCCTTTCGCAAGTACTTCCTGAAAGAAAGATTCCGGAATCCCCAATTCGAGTGATTCATCGCTGTACGCTTTGCCGGGTTTGATCTCAAAAAAATAATCTCTTTCATGGGGCAGACGCTCAAAGAAGCGTTCCTGTAGCTCCTGCGCGTCGGGCCTGCGCTCGCTGTTCAGCTCTGCTCTTGCAGCCGTAAGTAGCCTTATATCCAGAAGTTTATCGAAATCCTCATAGGAATAGGACTTCACAGAGACATACACATACCCACTAAACAGAAGAATAAGGGCGAAAAATGAAAACAACAAAATCAGCGTTGTTTTGCTGTGCAGTCCCATATGCATCCGCACGCTCATTACCTTTCTCCCTCTTTTAGGACGTAGCCCATGCCAATCACGGTATGTATCAATTTAGGATCGAACCGGGCATCCATTTTTTTACGAAGGTAGTTTACATAAACGTCCACTACATTGGTACCCATATCGAAATTCACCCCCCACACTTCTTCGAGGATATCGCTGCGAGAGAGCACCCTGTTTTTGTTTCGCGCCATATAGTAAAGCAGCCGGTATTCTGTTGACGTCAGGGAAATTTCGGTGCCATCGCGGTACACCTGTTTGGTCTCATCGTTTATTTCCAGATCCGCTATGCGAATCACATGACTGGCATCTCCCTTATCTTCAGAGTTATTCCCCGCATTATCCACCCTTCGCAATAGGGTACGCATTCTAGCCAGTAACTCAATGAATTTAAACGGTTTTACCAGATAATCATCGGCCCCTGTTTCCAGGCCAAGCACTATATTTTCGGGGGTACCCAGTGCTGTGAGAAAAAGAACAGGCACTACCGTATCCGTTTTCCTGATTTCCTTGCACACCTCTAACCCGTTGACATCGGGCAACATGATATCCAGAATGATGAAATCAAACCCTCCGTCTTCAAAGAGTTTCAATCCCGATTTCCCATCGAAAGCAACGCTTACCGAAAAACCCTCTTCAGTAAGCCCTTTCTGAATAAACGAAACCACGTGAGCTTCGTCCTCAACCAATAAAATCCTCTTGCCTTTCACTCAGGAGTCAAAATTATTTCGCGTGATATGCAGTAAAGGTAGCCAATCCTCAGGTATGAGGTTTTCGTCCAAACTCCTAAACCTGCAACCCACAGCCCAACCTCTCGCCCGGTTCCTATAATGGTCGCAAGCTTGCGGGAATCAAACAAACCGGTATGGACTTCATTTTATGCGTGTTTGCTGCATGGTGACGTCGGTAGATCTCCAATACCTCGCCCTGTCGTACGCTCAGTTTCGATTCATCTCCACTGAACCCCATAGCCCATTCCAGTTCGGGATAGGTGGCTCCCAGCTGGTCTTCGTCGCTGCGGTCGTCACCCCACAATCCATCGGTGGGTGGTGCATTGAGAATTTCATCGCTTACGCCCAACTCCCTACCCAGCGTGTACACTTCTGATTTCATCAAATCTGCAATGGGGCTGAGATCAACACCACCATCGCCGTATTTGGTGAAAAAGCCTACGCCAAAGTCTTCTACTTTATTGCCAGTTCCGGCGACGAGCAAGCCCCGGCTACCTGCGAAATAGTAAAGGGTGGTCATGCGCAATCTGCTGCGCGTATTGGCAAGTGCGAGCTGGTGTGTTGCGTCATCTCCACTGGCTTTCAAGGCTTCAACCAACACATCAAAGGTATGGGTGAGATCTACCGAAGCGGAGGTAACATTGCTGAACTGCG contains the following coding sequences:
- a CDS encoding HAMP domain-containing protein, which encodes MSVRMHMGLHSKTTLILLFSFFALILLFSGYVYVSVKSYSYEDFDKLLDIRLLTAARAELNSERRPDAQELQERFFERLPHERDYFFEIKPGKAYSDESLELGIPESFFQEVLAKGAATYKKNEYLYKGIRYMGDSGEYIAIASAANYFETHHTQYLKRTLIIAILVAFVFSVIISVYYSRSVFKPLRTITDQVRRISSESLHLRLEANQGNEELRELTSTFNYMLDRIETSFETQNNFISNASHELRTPLTAIIGEADVALNKLRSPEEYIETIKVILEEAESLEQKTAALLYLAQTGFDGKTQLMAKVRVDQLLWDVKETLQRINSRYKINLDMSLLPDNPAKLKVLGNEQLLHLALSNIISNACKYSDFKQVEVSLGATENYVVLVVRDYGIGIPNEELKYIYDPFFRASNTSKFEGFGIGLPLARNILRMHKAKLEVKSIVEKGTTVQISLPIGKFETD
- a CDS encoding DNA-binding response regulator; this encodes MKGKRILLVEDEAHVVSFIQKGLTEEGFSVSVAFDGKSGLKLFEDGGFDFIILDIMLPDVNGLEVCKEIRKTDTVVPVLFLTALGTPENIVLGLETGADDYLVKPFKFIELLARMRTLLRRVDNAGNNSEDKGDASHVIRIADLEINDETKQVYRDGTEISLTSTEYRLLYYMARNKNRVLSRSDILEEVWGVNFDMGTNVVDVYVNYLRKKMDARFDPKLIHTVIGMGYVLKEGER
- the nadE gene encoding NAD(+) synthase produces the protein MQTKAVVDHIVGWLEDYRMAAGSDGFVVGVSGGVDSAVTSVLCARTGSATILLDMPIHQSSLQRNRGLAHIRQVEAQFSNVTSASVDLTHTFDVLVEALKASGDDATHQLALANTRSRLRMTTLYYFAGSRGLLVAGTGNKVEDFGVGFFTKYGDGGVDLSPIADLMKSEVYTLGRELGVSDEILNAPPTDGLWGDDRSDEDQLGATYPELEWAMGFSGDESKLSVRQGEVLEIYRRHHAANTHKMKSIPVCLIPASLRPL